In a genomic window of Myotis daubentonii chromosome X, mMyoDau2.1, whole genome shotgun sequence:
- the LOC132223470 gene encoding radiation-inducible immediate-early gene IEX-1-like, whose amino-acid sequence MSDPLFEPVVIPTMCLSASQPYDPLPTSGLAPAACRRSESCQKAPLSPAHHRLLPDLTLKKQGALAPEDAPSAVSLMFIPAPAALKPLNLTAEPSNNAMDLGTFLQEHTAAF is encoded by the coding sequence ATGTCTGACCCTCTCTTTGAGCCAGTGGTGATCCCCACCATGTGCCTCAGTGCCTCCCAGCCTTACGATCCTCTACCCACAAGTGGTCTGGCGCCAGCTGCCTGCCGAAGATCTGAATCCTGCCAAAAGGCTCCTCTTTCTCCTGCTCACCATCGTCTTCTGCCAGACCTGACGCTGAAGAAACAGGGCGCCCTGGCCCCAGAGGATGCCCCCAGTGCTGTGTCGCTCATGTTCATTCCTGCACCCGCAGCCCTCAAGCCCCTTAATCTGACAGCAGAGCCCTCGAACAATGCTATGGATCTCGGAACTTTTCTCCAGGAACACACGGCTGCCTTCTAA